TCATACAGGCAAAGAGCAAATGATGATGAGGGCAACTAGTCCATTGGAGCTTAATGAGTTTCCTGTACAGGATCCTGAGAACTACTAATGGGTGAGAGTTAGAGAGACAAGCTAGCTGAATTGAAGAAGACCTATAAAACTCCTATATAGTATTCAGATCTTAGTTGGAACATATTGAGATTTCCCCTGGGATGGGTGGCAATTTTAATTCATCTTTAAGATCAAGGGTCCTGAAATCAGAAGGTAGCTTTCCCAGagtttttgtttctgttgttattgtattggttttgttttataaccATGAAGTGCTTTCCTTTAGTTTTTGATCAAAATCACTAGTGAAATCATATTCTCACTCCCATTTTTAGATAAAATTATTGAAGTACCTAAAAGCTGAGACCTAGAAGACACCACAATGGCCAAACCAATATATTTGATTGTCTCAAAGGAAAGAATCTACCTAAATGAATTTCATTCCCATCTCTTTCTCATTAAGTTGCTCTTACCTAGCATAATACTATATCCTGATTCATTTTTTTGCCTAACTAATAGCTTTGGTAACATGCATACTTATAAGGTATCATACTGCTTCTGTGTATAAGTTACAGGGTCTCATGGCTCGGGTTATATCTTTGGGACACAAAAATAATCCTTTGAAAAGTGGAAAAATTGTTTCAATAAGTGGTTATATATTTGAAATGTGCAATGATCCCTTTGCCCCACCCCAAGACCCATCATTGAATTGGATACTGGCTCATGACAAATGACAGAAGAAATCAGTCATAAAATTCAAACTGCTCTATGGGCACCTAAATTGGTGATGCCATACTTACTATGGCTGTTCTGGTACCTCTTACCTGGTATCTGCTAGGATTCATGTTACTTATGAGAACCATATGATTTATAACactaaaaattcatttggaaagaaTACTAGAATTTTACTTAGCTTCACTGTTCATGTtcactcttattttctttggtttcCATTACTGGTATTATTACAATTCAGTCCCATGTGATATGGGATTAAATGTGTAATTTTCAAGGTAATGACATTTGGCTTATAACCCCAATATTCTCAGGGGGTGAGGGTAAAGAAGCACAGTTTAAAGCATAGTTTTTCTCCTGACTAGGAAAAGAAATGTGAGGCACTGGTTTGTTATTTGGTGCTAAGGGCTCTGGGAATAAGTCCAGGAAGGATGATTGATAACAAGGAACATGGAGGCAGGCTTCAGAATACAAGAATAAGGAGGTCCTCCATCCAATGCTTTCTTATCTTCTAAAGAAGAACATGTACAATAGGTTATGCCTAAACCTACCTCATTGACTCTCAAGATTGAGCCTGGAAAATCATGACTTTGATAAAAATGAAACTTAgcaggatggaaggaaggaaagtgttGGGAATTAGAACTCTTGTAGGGAGTTTGTAATTCTTTTGTATATTTAAACCTAGACTATATATCCAAAGCTTGTAATGTCAGAGCGCGAATCTCATACTCTTTATAAAAGACTATAAAAGTCTGTTTTACACATAGGCATTTGCATTTTGTTATTAGAGCATCTGCCATTCATTTGCAATCCAAGGCGGTTGTCATTCAGAGCATCTGCCAGGAATGCCTGTGCATCCAAAGCCAAAGATGTCATCTTTTGTGAAAGTTTAAAATCTAGTTAATCAGTTCCCTGACTCCAGAACTGTATCACTTGTGAACAGGTTCCGTCATTGGAGATGCCCATCACACACAGTCCAATTCATGATTCTGGGTTTGGGATAAGAATGATCTTAAACCCATTTAGAGGCATGTATTCTGGcaaaattcagaaaatgaaaacTATATTCCATAAAGGaagcaattattttcatgtaatttCCCTGATCAAGAATCTTCAGTGACTTTCCTCCTCCTAATATAAAACAACAAATACATCAGCTTAATATTTAAATTCAGTCTATTTTCAAGCCCAGAATTCAGAGTAGTGATTCATAatcccttttttgtttgtttgtttgttcctttcttttcttttcttttatttttttgtatcatggaacTTGGTGGCAGTCTATGTAAAATCAATGGATTATgtttcagaataatgcttttaaatatgtaaattaaagcaCATAGGAATGTAGAGGAAAcagctatattttttaataccTTACTTTCCAAATTAGAATCAACATtgggtattgactccaaggcaatgggcattaagtgacttgcccagggtcacaaaggtaggaagtgtttgagggcagatttgaacctaggacctctcatctctagttctgatgctcaatccactgagccatgcagATGCCCCAAAAGAACTATGTTGtaatgtagtggtagtctctcggtgaccgagaatgacaatgtATGTTGTAatagtctttaaaaaatgaatatacatTACACCCTCTGTGTTCCagtttaaaaagactatttaCTATTTCTCTAAATCTTACATATTTCATCTCTTTCTATTTAAGCAGGTTTTCTCTCATGACTGTAAAGCATCACTTCCTCCCTTTAACCCATTATTTtaactagatggtgcaatggTTAGAGTGTTCAGCCTGATTTTGGAATATTAAAGTTCAAATAAGCCTTCAGACACTTTTGAGCTATGTGATCCAGGGTAAGTCATTCAACCTATTAGTCTCAGTTTTCCAAagtgtaaaatgaatattaattattACCTAACATCTCATTTCCTCCACACAGGAGCATAATATCACCTAGGATCCTGTGAGCTTTAAATGAGATGTTTTAAAGCTCTTAGCTGAGAGCCTGGAACTTAGTAGACACTTAAATACTTgtttctctcattctttaatgAATATTCACATTTCTATAAGTGAACCAGCCCATCAACAAATACATATTAAGAACTTTCTATGTTCTAAGCAATGAGCTAAGCAATgagtttataaaataaaatctattctaTCAGGATTATATTAAACTCATATACAAACAATCATGGGAAGTTTTTCTTAATAACCTTTGTCATGACATCAAAATTCACcatgttttaaaaagtatttaaaggCTATCTTAACTCAAGTAGAATATGTGCTTCCTGGGAGTGggaactattttcatttttgttgtattCCAGAACCTAGAAGAATTCCCAGAATGTGGTAGGAGATAAAGATTATGttaaaatggggtgggggagaataaGAGCTCTACACAGCTTCTGTGCTAAGAAATGTGCAAACATAATAGCTCTTATGCTGCATTTAAGACAGTACATATGATGAGAAAAGCAACAATCTTGAAGATGTTcaatgtgtgatcctggatgcCAAATTGAGCCTCAGTGTTCACAACtacaaaatgagaatgataatctTGGCACTGCTTATTACACATGGTTAATTTAAAGGAGGGAAATAGTCAATTacaaaaatcaaagcaaaacaaaaacattggaaCTTATTCATTATCATTAGCAATGATGAAAGcagtgaagagaggaagaaaggttgCATCTAACTGGGCTATTATCTCTGATCCCCCATTTAGACTCATGGAATAAATGGCTGCAATTAATTTCACTAGGGTGACTGAGTTCATTCTCTTGGGGATCACTGAGAAGACGGAACTGAAGATGCCTCTCTTTGTGATATTCTTGTTCATCTATGTGTTCACAGTGGTGGGCAATCTGGGTCTCATCACAGTCATCAGAATGGACTCACGACTAAAAACTCCAATGTATTTCTTCTTAAGTCACCTGGCATTTGTAGATTTCTGTTATTCTTCTTCAATTACACCTAAAATGTTGGGGaattttttatatgaaaaaaatataatctcTTTCTATGCATGTGCTACTCAACTAGGTTGTTTTATTAACTTCATGAATGCAGAATGCTTGCTTCTAGCTTCCATGGCCTATGATAGATATGTGGCTATTTGTAACCCTTTACTTTATATGGTTTTGATGCCCCCTAAAGTCTGTATTCAGCTTGTAGCTGCTCCCTACATCTACAGTTTTGTGGTAGCACTCTACCATGTTATCCTTACCTTCCGCCTATCTTTCTGTGGCTCTAACATCATCAACCATTTCTATTGTGATGATATGCCCCTCTTGAGACTGTCCTGCTCTGACACACATTTCAAACAAATATGGATTTTTGCTTGTGCAGGAATCATGCTTATTGCTTCCTTTTTGGTTGTCTTTGTTTCCTACATGTATATTATCTCTGCAATTCTAAAGATAAAATCGGCCGAAGGTAGGCGTAAAGCCTTCTCTACCTGTGGCTCACACATGGTGGCTGTCACTATTTTCTATGGAACCCTGATCTTTATGTACTTACAGCCAAGCTCAAACCATTCCCTTGATACAGATAAGATGGCCTCTGTCTTTTACACAGTGATCATCCCCATGTTGAATCCTTTGATCTACAGTCTAAGAAACACAGAGGTGAAGGATGCCTTGAAGAAGGCCTTAAGCAATAGCAATTATGTCCTCATTTTAATTCAGTCAAAAAAGTGacttaaacttaatttttaagttatcttAATTATTCAAACATTGAAAAaccataatgaaaagaaatgacatATGTGCATAGAATATTAGGGCTAGAAGAGGCTTTGAAAATCATCCAGTTCAATTCTCACTCAGTTCACCAACACATAAAAGATGCTAGAGAATCAATCTTGAAAGGGCTCAACTTGATCTAATCTCCAAACACAatgtgtatttgtttgttttaaaatattatcttgctATTAActtttatgtatttttacatCAACTCAATTCCagttcctcccttcctcattttttaatCCAAACCATGTAATTGATTTTTAACCCTTCAGAAACATGACAATGTTTTCatcaagaatgagaaaaaagttcAACATCAACAATCAACAATGTCTGACAATATATGCAGTATTCTACCTCATTGTTTTCTGTATCTTCAATgagtatattatataaataaatgtttttaagacAAAAACAGTCTAaggaatctatttttaaaatattaattaaaaaataaacagtcaATATATAGATATAAGTGGGAAATTAACTGgaataacaattatagaaataattatgtgCAAAACATgtaatatctatattatataatatcatagGATATATGAGGATATATGctgttatattttatgtatataaatttaatgTGTGTATGTGCAAAGCAATGAGAATATTCCAAAACTTGGCCTTGAATAGAAATAGTACCCTCAAAACTGAATACATGAGgttatttttgtaaaattctaGGGATTCTGCTCATTCCTTTATCCATTGATACCATGCTAAGCATGTacaccaaattttttttaaaagaaataaggaaaaaaaagaactttttttacaaaccaaaataaaaaaggaggaaaataggaACCACAAATATTTCATGTTATATTGAGGGCTTAAAATCTCAATTATATGCAGAACTAACAGTGGAAATTCCCTCACTActaatgaaggagaaataaaatgtatCAGACTATACAAGGTCATGGTAAAGTGGACAGTCTCCCCTAATGCCATAACATCTAGTTAAGGGGGAGGCAGTTAGATTGCTCAGTGgtaggcttggaattaggaactcctgaattcaattctggcctcagtaACTTACTAGCTCTCTAactctgtacaagtcacttaacctctgttttctttaGTTCAATGGAGTTGAAAATGACCAACTCTTCCAATGATTTTGCCAACAAAACATCATAGACAGTTTTGGCATGCTGGTCCCAAGAGTCAAGAAGAATTAGACACAATTGAATGATTGGACAACATTCAAAACAATTTTGTGTCCTACAATAAGAGAGGCCTGCAATCAATGGATTCTTCATCTTCGAAGTTTTGTTAAAATGGTCTCCCTTAACAATTGAGAAAAAATAGTATTTGGTCACCTTTTATATTCTGTACTCAAATAGGAAACATTTTCTCCATATGATTATGAATCTTTCCACCTTAATGGAAGATATTTTTCCAGAccattcctcctccttttttcctta
This DNA window, taken from Monodelphis domestica isolate mMonDom1 chromosome 6, mMonDom1.pri, whole genome shotgun sequence, encodes the following:
- the LOC100024108 gene encoding olfactory receptor 1044-like; this translates as MAAINFTRVTEFILLGITEKTELKMPLFVIFLFIYVFTVVGNLGLITVIRMDSRLKTPMYFFLSHLAFVDFCYSSSITPKMLGNFLYEKNIISFYACATQLGCFINFMNAECLLLASMAYDRYVAICNPLLYMVLMPPKVCIQLVAAPYIYSFVVALYHVILTFRLSFCGSNIINHFYCDDMPLLRLSCSDTHFKQIWIFACAGIMLIASFLVVFVSYMYIISAILKIKSAEGRRKAFSTCGSHMVAVTIFYGTLIFMYLQPSSNHSLDTDKMASVFYTVIIPMLNPLIYSLRNTEVKDALKKALSNSNYVLILIQSKK